A single window of Populus nigra chromosome 17, ddPopNigr1.1, whole genome shotgun sequence DNA harbors:
- the LOC133677390 gene encoding putative pentatricopeptide repeat-containing protein At1g12700, mitochondrial encodes MMMSMAMALKQQRVLMAISSPSASTLLGFHSQRSQAETGMIFFLHTSSSRSGRPKYQKGCSFTNIEDALCCFNHMVHMHPLPRIIEFNDFLSALVRIKHYGTVLYLSKQIELLQIERDVCHFSILINCFCRLQRVDFGFSVLGKIIKLGFEPSVMVFSTLINGLCIKGKIARAVEFFDEMVERGYPPNLHTYTTIIKGLCKIGKTPVAVGLLKKMDNAGCQPNVVTYSTLIDSLCKDRLVKEASDIFSEMKSKGIQPNVVTYNSLMHGLCNSDQQEEASALFNEMMSFNILPDVVTFNILVDTFCKKGKISEAQGIVKTMIEKGVEPNTVTYSSLMNGYLLQNRVFEARKVFNAMITRGCIPDVLSYNILINGCCKAQRIDEAKQIFDEMSFRGLIPNTATYNTLISGLSQAGRIFEAKELFKNMHVQGCMPNVLSYNILINGSCKALRIDEAKQLFDEMSFRGLIPNTASYNTLISGLFQVGRILEAKELFKDMHAQGCSPDLVTYSILLDGLSKQGCLDQALELFREMQNNYLNPDLVIYNILIDAMCKSGKLEDARELFLKLHVKGLLPDVRSWTSIISGLCREGLLDEAYKAFRQMERDGCPPDCCSYNVIVRGFLQSNSASRAEQLFQEMFDRGFSADALTRTLAADLLSKDDNLGLKRLLGESECCQGEKVCKCYSSLQILGGRPVSELKLMCFFLPGNYLKFYNAIRSAYPDIKIISNCDGSSRSLDHPADYYDYHVYTSASNLFSMTHKFDCTSCSCPKVCHMPLTTY; translated from the exons ATGATGATGTCCATGGCAATGGCATTGAAGCAACAAAGGGTTTTAATGGCTATTTCTTCTCCTTCAGCTTCAACCCTTCTTGGGTTTCACTCTCAGAGAAGCCAAGCTGAAACGGgtatgattttctttcttcataCTTCCAGTAGTAGAAGTGGTAGGCCAAAGTACCAGAAGGGATGCTCTTTTACAAACATTGAAGATGCCTTGTGTTGCTTTAATCACATGGTTCATATGCATCCCCTGCCTCGTATTATcgaatttaatgattttttatcagCTCTTGTCAGAATCAAACATTATGGGACTGTGCTTTATTTGTCCAAACAAATTGAATTGCTGCAGATCGAACGTGATGTATGTCATTTTAGCATTTTGATTAATTGCTTCTGTCGCTTGCAACGTGTGGATTTTGGGTTCTCTGTCTTGGGGAAAATCATTAAGCTTGGTTTTGAACCCAGTGTTATGGTTTTTTCTACTTTAATTAACGGGCTTTgtattaagggtaaaattgcTCGTGCTGTGGAATTTTTTGATGAGATGGTGGAAAGAGGCTATCCACCTAATCTACATACATATACCACGATTATAAAAGGTTTGTGTAAGATTGGTAAAACCCCTGTTGCTGTTGGATTGCTCAAGAAAATGGACAATGCAGGTTGCCAACCGAATGTTGTCACATACAGTACGCTTATTGATAGCCTTTGCAAGGATAGACTAGTCAAAGAGGCTTCAGATATCTTCTCTGAAATGAAAAGTAAAGGGATTCAACCGAATGTTGTCACTTACAATTCCTTGATGCATGGTCTATGCAATTCAGACCAGCAGGAAGAGGCGTCAGCATTGTTCAATGAAATGATGAGTTTCAACATCTTGCCAGATGTAGTTACCTTCAACATTTTGGTCGATACATTTTGTAAAAAGGGCAAGATTTCAGAGGCTCAAGGAATAGTCAAGACAATGATTGAGAAGGGTGTGGAGCCTAATACAGTGACTTATAGTTCGTTGATGAATGGATATCTTTTGCAAAACAGAGTTTTTGAAGCTAGAAAGGTATTCAATGCGATGATAACCAGGGGCTGTATACCTGACGTTCTTAGTTACAACATCTTAATCAATGGATGCTGTAAGGCCCAGAGGATAGATGAGGCAAAACAAATTTTTGATGAAATGAGTTTTCGAGGCTTAATTCCAAACACTGCTACTTACAACACTCTTATAAGTGGTTTGTCTCAAGCAGGGAGAATTTTTGAAGCAAAAGAGCTTTTCAAGAATATGCATGTCCAGGGCTGCATGCCTAATGTTCTTAGTTACAACATCTTAATCAATGGATCTTGTAAGGCCCTGAGGATAGATGAGGCAAAACAGCTTTTTGATGAAATGAGTTTTCGAGGCTTAATTCCAAACACTGCCAGTTACAACACTCTTATAAGTGGCTTGTTTCAAGTTGGGAGGATTTTGGAAGCAAAAGAGCTTTTTAAGGATATGCATGCCCAGGGCTGCTCCCCAGATCTAGTAACTTACTCAATTTTGCTTGATGGCTTAAGCAAACAAGGTTGCCTTGATCAGGCATTGGAACTATTTCGAGAAAtgcaaaataattacttgaaccCTGATTTGGTGATCTATAATATCTTAATTGATGCCATGTGCAAATCTGGGAAGCTTGAAGATGCAAGGGAGCTGTTTTTGAAACTCCATGTCAAAGGATTGCTGCCTGATGTTCGAAGTTGGACCTCAATAATCAGTGGACTTTGCAGAGAAGGATTGCTAGATGAAGCATACAAAGCTTTCAGACAAATGGAAAGGGATGGCTGCCCACCAGATTGTTGCTCTTACAATGTTATTGTCCGAGGATTTCTCCAGAGCAACAGTGCATCAAGGGCTGAACAACTTTTTCAGGAAATGTTTGATAGAGGATTCTCTGCAGATGCCCTGACCAGAACCTTGGCGGCAGATCTGTTGTCTAAAGATGACAATCTTGGTTTGAAGAGGTTGCTCGGTGAATCTGAAtgttgtcaaggtgaaaag GTCTGCAAATGTTACTCTTCACTCCAGATTCTGGGAGGTAGACCAGTTTCAGAACTCAAATTAATGTGCTTTTTTCTACCAGGAAATTATCTCAAGTTCTACAATGCCATAAGAAGTGCCTATCCcgacatcaaaataatctcaaaCTGTGATGGGTCTTCTCGTTCTTTGGATCACCCAGCTGATTACTATGATTATCAT GTTTATACATCTGCCAGCAACCTGTTTTCTATGACTCATAAGTTTGATTGCACATCCTGCAGTTGTCCAAAGGTGTGTCATATGCCTTTGACAACATACTGA